The segment CAAAAACTACTACCTGCAGTTGGTACTACTACCTACCCGCCCTATTGAACAACATACACCCGTTTTAAACCCACTTGCTAATGACAGGGCCAAACTTGGTTTTGCATATTACTGATCACCATTGAGAGTCTACATGATAACCCCAACAAATTCATCAATGTTGATTACATTTACAGTAGCTCCTGCTGAGAACCACCATGTTTCTGAGTTGGTTACTCCGTGAAATGGGGCCATGTTCCCGTTCTGCACAGCACACCTAAGAACTTCCCATGCATCTTCCCcaaatgttctcatcatctcctttAACTTTTCCTTTTCTATGTGTCTGGGCTCTTCCCGGATTTTTTCACTATCATCTGATTCATCGCTCCATCACTTtcactctcctcttcttcctcttcagaGTTTGATGGCAGAAAGAAACTCAGTTGGAAGTAGGTTTTAAGAATGTTGATCCATTCGTTCTCTGGCAGACATAGGATGGAATTTGCAATGTTGTTACCATTGACTGGCTTGACGAAGCTACTCAGCATCTCCACCGCTCTTTCCCTACACTCAATGATGTCTACCAAGGGCATAAGAACGGCTTCATAAATCGTGGCGTCACACCAGTGGCGTTCAAAGTTAAGCGTGATCTCCATGAGCCCTTTTATCGCATCATAAACATGTCCTTTTGTGACAAACAAGTTGCAAAGTTGTGCATCCAATGTTTCTTCACAGTTCATGCACCCGATGTTACCAAAGTAAGCCATAGAAAGTTTGCAGTTCAGTACGTGCACTAACAGAGGTATGTGACCCAACAAAGCGCCTTACTCCTCATACATTCCGACCTTGCAGAAGGCCAATAAAAGGCTTGCAAAGCTCTAGAAGATTCTACCTGCCTAATCAGCCTATATCCCACAGACTACAAGAATCTACCATTCAATTACTTCTGTCTATCGTATGTAGCTTGGACCACCATCACTACATTTTTGAGGAATTAGCCTACGTAAGGTGCACAATACTTCTACCTCCTATCCTACGACCGCAGGCCTAGTTACAAGGGTTGTCATCCCACTCCATCGCATTTCCTTATCAATAATTCTGTTTTGCACAAGTCTGTAATCTCCAAGCTCAATGACTTGGGATCCACTGACACTTCTGTAGCATGTGAATTGACCCCGAGATTAGCTATCAAGTTTGCCACTCAATTACCCTCCCTGAGTATATGTgatatttcatattgcttaattgCTTGGAGTAGAAACCGAATGTGAGGCAACCATTTGGCTAGTTTCCAATTAAGTAGTCTACCAGCAGTCACCCCATTTATAATTATCTGAGAATCACCTTCAATCTATACACTAgataagcctttctctttgtagagTAATATCCCGGCCTCAAGGGCTCTTATTTCTGCTTTATTGTTTGTAGCACAGCCAATATTTCCATACGTACCAAACACCACATTCCCATCCTCATTTCGAATGACTGCTCCAAAGCCAGCCTGACCAGGATTGCCTCTgcaggccccatcaaagtttagttttaCCCAATTGTTATGAGGCTTCTCCCATCTGGCATCTTTTCTATTGATTCTTCTCTTAGGTTAATGGAATAAAGAATTTTTGAAGgaccaattcctttccatttccatgtCCCAATCATTGAATTTGAATTTTCTGACATTTCGTGACTTACCACAAATGACTTCTTCTATGCCTGCCTTGAGATTGTCTATGACTAATTCCACTGGTTTGGATGATTCTTTGAATGttcatttatttctctctttccaaatagtCCAAACAATCATTGCTAGGCCGATCAACCATAGGACTCCCCATTTTGACTGACTAAATAGTGGCCATGTGACAAGGAATTATTTTAGAGTCATACTTCTAGCTGTATATAGACTAACCATTCCTAGGAACCAATCCCAACACCTATGAGCAAACCTACAATTGAAGAGTAAATGGTCCACTGTTTCTTCCCCAATGTTGCATAACACGCAGCAGCTTGGACCTTGAATACCTATGGTTTTCAGCCTATCACCAGTGAGTATCCTCCCACTCAGCACAATCCATAGGAAATCCCCTGCCTTTGGCAACACCCACTTGTTCCAGCACAGCTTGCTAGGCCAATTCGGATTGAAAGCTCTATGCCAATGGACTTTGTAGCCCAACTTAACACTGTACTCCCCTGACTTTGCTGCACACCATAATAAGCTATCTTCTTCATCTAATGCTAATATTGATCTGCTGCTAAGTAACTCCTTGAGTTTCTTACATAATTGTAGGTTGTCGATAGCTACCCT is part of the Cryptomeria japonica chromosome 10, Sugi_1.0, whole genome shotgun sequence genome and harbors:
- the LOC131054551 gene encoding uncharacterized protein LOC131054551; protein product: MFWWDSWEGEPPLTECFKDQDWVNTIEAAIGTQVANYFENGEHHGMRSWKRVAIDNLQLCKKLKELLSSRSILALDEEDSLLWCAAKSGEYSVKLGYKVHWHRAFNPNWPSKLCWNKWVLPKAGDFLWIVLSGRILTGDRLKTIGIQGPSCCVLCNIGEETVDHLLFNCRGNPGQAGFGAVIRNEDGNVVFGTYGNIGCATNNKAEIRALEAGILLYKEKGLSSV